The DNA sequence CGCTTCCCTTTTTTGACTGCTTCAGTTGAGCCTTCTCTTTTGGTGGGGCTATACTTTTAAATGCACAATgtataaagtaaaatatttacaCATGTAAATGTTAACATTCTCTTTACTGTTCTCTGacctaaacacacagagcagtaaaacaaaaccaacattgGCCTTGATAGTTTCATAATGTAtctatttaaaaatgatatcCAAAATTTCCCAATTTGTTAACACAGTGTTAACACAAGCAGGACCAAGAACCTAGACCTTGTGAGTGATGCCAGGCTGACATTAAAAGAAAGCTCCAAGATGTGGGTCATTAAGTTTATGTTTGGGAAAAAGGCCTTAATAAGagatcctttttcattttcaaaaacatttttgaatgggtAGTGTTTAATGTGATTTGTCAGTTGTATGCAGATCAACTTGTTAAGAGAGAGACTTACATTAGATTTGATCACTGCAGCTCGATTGATAAATGCTGAAGAAGATGTATTCAGCAAGTCAATTGTAAATGTCTCTCCAGCAGAGCGGAAAGTCAGTGTCTGTGTTACAAGTTGTTCAGTTGTTGTCAAAACTGTTGTTACAGAGGACGTTGTTGCAATTGAAGTCTGGGCTGCAGTTGGAGAACTTGTAGTTGTATTTGTAGATCctgcaaaacaatgaaaaatattaGATAAAGTTGGCTGCTCATAATTTTTGTTCCCTTTATGCCTGTATAAAGGAACACTTACACATCATTTTCAATATCTCAACACCAATAAAATCAAATTTGCGTTAACACTCTTTCATTTATGCTAGTAAGCCCTTCTATTTAACTTTAATTCTTTAATGTTCAAAATGGCAGATAATAATATACTTTATGTCAATAGTCATTCAGATTTTGAAAACCCACAAGATTAACTGATGTACAGAACAGTCACTAACTTCAGAAAATGTATGCTCTTCTTAAAAACcagtaatacaaaaaaaatggactaaTTCAATGAAGGATTCAAGACGTATTTGGAGGCTTCATGAATGTTACTTAACTAAAGCTATTATTTACATATGTcttggaaatgtttgtttcataaaTGCTAAACTTGGGTTCATTCACACATATCTATACCTGCATATAAACAAAGATTAACAAAATCCCAAATGATCAGattatattttacaaaatgaagaagaaaaaacatcgaatacattataataataacaaaatcgAAAACATTGTTACTTACGCATGACTTCAATGGTCGCTGGATCAACAGAGATGTTGAACGTGTTGTTGGGGTTAATCAAAGCGTTTTGTAAAGTTTGTACCAATTCAGCCTCTGCAGGGATTTGTTCTTCTGTAACTGTATTGTTGAACACGAGAGCAACCTCCGCTCGAGTGCCTTCCATTCGAGTACTTACTATTACACGTCTAAAttaataagaagaaaaacacacaaaacttaATCAGATTTGTCCAGCTATTTAGAATGTGTTTTGTTGTATGTTTTTCAACATTCATAGTTACTGCAAAACTCACTTAAGTTGAGACTCAAAACCAACAATGTACTCTTTCAGTTAtaagaaaatgtattcagaaCAATGCTTTCAAGGTTTGGAGTATTACCTGAATCGTATCACAATGGTGCGAACAAAAAACAATCCATATCTTGTACGGTAGATTGTATCACACTGTGAAGGGaaataaaaggcaaaagaaATGAGTCCAACGGAAGAAGCCCCTGAATAAAGCAAAAGCTTAAAGGAATTTGCcttgaaatgcattttgaatAATCAGAAACTTAAATTTTACGAACCACTGTTACAACTTGTACTTCAAGTGCTTTGAATTGAACACTGTTTGGGTCACTGAGTTCTTCCACAAAAGGTTTTTCCAAGGTTGCTGCAAGAGTAAAAACTGGTGAGGAAGCTTGGGTCACTGTGGAACCAATTGTTGTCGACCCTCTTGTTGTAAGAGAACCACCACTTGTTGTTGACCCACGAGTTGTTAATGATCCATCAATATTTGTTGCAGGTGCTCCAGTGGTAATTGCAGTTGCAGTTGTAGGAGCTTCAATTgtaggagctgcagttgtggggGCTGCAGTGGTGGGTGCTGCAGTGGTAGGCGCTGCAGTggtaggtgctgcagtggtaggtgctgcagttgtgggTGCTGCAGTGGTACCTGCTGCTGTggtaggtgctgcagtggtgGGTGCTGCAGTtgtaggtgctgcagtggtgGGTGCTGTAGTtgtaggtgctgcagtggtagcTTCTGCTGTGGTAGGTGCTCCAGTGGTAGGCGCTGCAGTTGTAGGCACTGCAGTtgtaggtgctgcagtggtaggCACTACAGTGGTGGGTGCTGCAGTGGTGGGTGCTGCAGTGGTAGGCGCTGCAGTGGTAGGTGCTGCAGTCGTGGGTGCTACAGTCGTGGGTGCTGCAGTGGTcggtgctgcagtggtaggCGCTGCAGTTGTGGGAGCTACAGTGGTAGGTGATGCAGTTGTTGGGGCTGCagttgttggtgctgcagtggtaggtGCTCCAGCTGTGGGTGCTGTAGTGGTAGGTGCTGCAATggtaggtgctgcagttgtaGGTGCTACAGTGGTAGGTACTGAAGTTGTAGGTGCTGCAGTGCTAGGCGCTGCAGTCGTAGCTGCTGATGTggtaggtgctgcagttgtaGCTGCTACAGTGGTGGGTGCTGCAGTTGTGGGAGCTACAGTGGTGGGTGCTCCAGTGGTAGCTGCTGCAGTGTtaggtgctgcagttgtgggCGCTGCAGTGGGAGGTGCTGCGGTGGTAGCTGCTGCCGTggtaggtgctgcagttgtgggAGCTACAGTGGTGGGTGATGCAGTTGTTGGGGCTGCAGTTcttggtgctgcagtggtaggtGCTCCAGTTGTGGGTGATGCAGTGGTAGGTGCTAAAGTtgtaggtgctgcagtggtagcTGCTGATGTggtaggtgctgcagttgtaGCTGCTACAGTGGTGGGTGCTGCAGTTGTGGGAGCTACAGTGGTGGGTGCTCCAGTGGTAGCTGCTGCAGTGTTAGGCGCTGCAGTGGTAGGTGCTGCGGTGGTAGGTGATGcagtggtagctgctgctgtggtagGTGATGCAGTTGTTGGGGCTGCagttgttggtgctgcagtggtaggtGCTCCAGCTGTGggtgctgcagtggtaggtgctgcagttgtgggAGCTACAGTGGTGGGTGATGCagttgttggtgctgcagtggtaggtGCTCCAGTTGTGGGTGATGCAGTGGTAGGTGCTAAAGTtgtaggtgctgcagtggtagcTGCTGATGTggtaggtgctgcagttgtgAGTGCTACATTggtaggtgctgcagtggtagcTGCTGCTTTGGTAGGTGATGCAGTTGTTGGGGCTGCagttgttggtgctgcagtggtacGTGCTCCAGCTGTGggtgctgcagtggtaggtgctgcagtggtaggtgctgcagtggtaggtGCTGCGGTGGTAGGTGATGcagtggtagctgctgctgtggtagGTGATGCAGTTGTTGGGGCTGCagttgttggtgctgcagtggtaggtGCTCCAGCTGTGGGTGCTGCAGTTGTGGGAGCTACAGTGGTGGGTGCTCCAGTGGTAGCTGCTGCAGTGTtaggtgctgcagttgtgggCGCTGCAGTGGGAGGTGCTGCGGTGGTAGCTGCTGCCGTggtaggtgctgcagttgtgggAGCTACAGTGGTGGGTGATGCAGTTGTTGGGGCTGCAGTTcttggtgctgcagtggtaggtGCTCCAGTTGTGGGTGATGCAGTGGTAGGTGCTAAAGTtgtaggtgctgcagtggtagcTGCTGATGTggtaggtgctgcagttgtaGCTGCTACAGTGGTGGGTGCTGCAGTTGTGGGAGCTACAGTGGTGGGTGCTCCAGTGGTAGCTGCTGCAGTGTTAGGCGCTGCAGTGGTAGGTGCTGCGGTGGTAGGTGATGcagtggtagctgctgctgtggtagGTGATGCAGTTGTTGGGGCTGCagttgttggtgctgcagtggtaggtGCTCCAGCTGTGggtgctgcagtggtaggtgctgcagttgtgggAGCTACAGTGGTGGGTGATGCagttgttggtgctgcagtggtaggtGCTCCAGTTGTGGGTGATGCAGTGGTAGGTGCTGAAGTtgtaggtgctgcagtggtagcTGCTGATGTggtaggtgctgcagttgtgAGTGCTACATTggtaggtgctgcagtggtagcTGCTGCTTTGGTAGGTGATGCAGTTGTTGGGGCTGCagttgttggtgctgcagtggtacGTGCTCCAGCTGTGggtgctgcagtggtaggtgctgcagtggtaggtgctgcagtggtaggtGCTGCGGTGGTAGGTGATGcagtggtagctgctgctgtggtagGTGATGCAGTTGTTGGGGCTGCagttgttggtgctgcagtggtaggtGCTCCAGCTGTGggtgctgcagtggtaggtgctgcagttgtgggAGCTACAGTGGTGGGTGATGCagttgttggtgctgcagtggtaggtGCTCCAGTTGTGGGTGATGCAGTGGTAGGTGCTGAAGTtgtaggtgctgcagtggtagcTGCTGATGTggtaggtgctgcagttgtgAGTGCTACATTggtaggtgctgcagtggtagcTGCTGCTTTGGTAGGTGATGCAGTTGTTGGGGCTGCagttgttggtgctgcagtggtaggtGCTCCAGCTGTGggtgctgcagtggtaggtgctgcagttgtgggAGCTACAGTGGTGGGTGATGCagttgttggtgctgcagtggtaggtGCTCCAGTTGTGGGTGATGCAGTGGTAGGTGCTGAAGTtgtaggtgctgcagtggtagcTGCTGATGTggtaggtgctgcagttgtgAGTGCTACATTggtaggtgctgcagtggtagcTGCTGCTTTGGTAGGTGATGCAGTTGTTGGGGCTGCagttgttggtgctgcagtggtacGTGCTCCAGCTGTGggtgctgcagtggtaggtgctgcagtggtaggtGGTGCAGTTGTTGGGGCTACAGTGGTAGGTGCTCCAGCTGTGGGTGCTGCAGTGGCAGGTGCTGCAGTtgtaggtgctgcagtggtaggtGCTGAAGTTGTAGGTGCTGCAGTGCTAGGCGCTGCAGTGGTATCTGATGTGGTAGATGCTGCAATTGTAGGCGCTGCAGTGGTATCTGATGTGGTAGATGCTGCAATtgtaggtgctgcagtggtagcTGCTACTGTGGTAGGTGCTGTAGTTGTGGGAGCTATAGTGGTGGGTGCTGCACTGCTAGCTGCTGCAGTGTTAGGCGCTGCAGTTGTGGGCGCTGcagtggtagctgctgctgtggtaggtgctgcagttgtgggagctgcagttgtggggGCTGCAGTGGTGGGTCCTGCAGTGGTACCGCTTGTTGTTGACCCACGAGTTGTTAATGATCCATCAATATTTGTTGACCCACTGGTGGTCACGGTTGCTTCAGTTGCCCCTGACCCACCAACTGTACTTGAAGCACCAGCTATTGTGGATCCATCACTTGTCGTTGGCCCagccgttgttgttgttgttccatTTGATATTGTCGACCctaaaagtgtttcaaaatagaaataaaatgtacaaacattttTAGGTTAACTGGCAATCATACTGAGTGCAGAAAGTATTAGAAAttattaaattgttttaatgCTGAGTCACAAAAGTTTAGAGCACAagtatcatgtgttttttttaactgcttttctttttcgAATGTTAAGAATgcgtttttttttgggggggggggggggcaaaagcTTAGCTACTTGCCAGGAACTGAATGCAAAACGGTGTCCTGCTTTAGTCTTACAATGTGTCCAATTGTGTACTGACATACTAACAATCATGAGTCATATCTGCATGGTGCAATAGACCAAATCAAACAACCTAGAGAGTGactttacatttacaaacaatC is a window from the Labrus mixtus chromosome 23, fLabMix1.1, whole genome shotgun sequence genome containing:
- the LOC132958924 gene encoding adhesive plaque matrix protein 2-like: MIREKHCSTYNFSTYHCSTYNCSTCHCSTHSWSTYHCSPNNCTTYHCSTYHCSTHSWSTYHCSTNNCSPNNCITYQSSSYHCSTYQCSTHNCSTYHISSYHCSTYNFSTYHCITHNWSTYHCSTNNCITHHCSSHNCSTYHCSTHSWSTYHCSTNNCSPNNCITYQSSSYHCSTYQCSTHNCSTYHISSYHCSTYNFSTYHCITHNWSTYHCSTNNCITHHCSSHNCSTYHCSTHSWSTYHCSTNNCSPNNCITYHSSSYHCITYHRSTYHCSTYHCSTYHCSTHSWSTYHCSTNNCSPNNCITYQSSSYHCSTYQCSTHNCSTYHISSYHCSTYNFSTYHCITHNWSTYHCSTNNCITHHCSSHNCSTYHCSTHSWSTYHCSTNNCSPNNCITYHSSSYHCITYHRSTYHCSLPQLQHLPRQQLPPQHLPLQRPQLQHLTLQQLPLEHPPLTNNCSPNNCITYHSSSYHCITYHRSTYHCSTYHCSTYHCSTHSWSTYHCSTNNCSPNNCITYQSSSYHCSTYQCSTHNCSTYHISSYHCSTYNFSTYHCITHNWSTYHCSTNNCITHHCSSHNCSTYHCSTHSWSTYHCSTNNCSPNNCITYHSSSYHCITYHRSTYHCSA